The following proteins come from a genomic window of Paucimonas lemoignei:
- the rplR gene encoding 50S ribosomal protein L18, with protein MTVKKVTRLRRARKARLKMHELEVVRLCVYRSSQHIYAQVISADGSKVLASASTLDKELRDAATGNIDAATKVGQLVAERAKAAGVSQVAFDRSGFKYHGRVKALADAAREGGLEF; from the coding sequence ATGACCGTCAAAAAAGTTACCCGACTGCGTCGCGCTCGCAAAGCACGCCTGAAAATGCACGAGCTAGAAGTCGTGCGTCTCTGCGTGTACCGCTCTTCGCAGCACATTTATGCCCAGGTCATTTCGGCCGACGGCAGCAAAGTCTTGGCGAGCGCCTCGACTTTGGACAAAGAACTGCGTGATGCTGCCACTGGCAACATCGACGCGGCCACTAAGGTTGGCCAGCTGGTTGCTGAGCGTGCGAAAGCCGCCGGCGTATCACAAGTGGCTTTCGACCGTTCTGGCTTCAAGTACCACGGCCGCGTCAAAGCGCTGGCTGATGCTGCTCGTGAAGGCGGACTGGAGTTCTAA
- the rplE gene encoding 50S ribosomal protein L5: MARLKEIYRKEIAPKLKEELKLANVMEVPRVTKITLNMGLGEAIGDKKVIEHAVADLEKITGQKVVVTYARKSIAGFKVREGWPIGVKVTLRRDRMYEFLDRLLSISLPRVRDFRGLNAKSFDGRGNYSMGVKEQIIFPEIDYDKIDALRGLDITLTTTAKNDDEGRALLRAFKFPFRN, from the coding sequence ATGGCACGACTAAAAGAGATTTACCGGAAGGAAATCGCTCCGAAGCTTAAGGAAGAACTTAAGCTCGCGAACGTGATGGAAGTTCCGCGCGTTACCAAAATCACCCTGAACATGGGTCTGGGCGAAGCGATCGGCGACAAAAAAGTCATCGAGCACGCTGTTGCTGACCTGGAAAAGATCACCGGTCAAAAAGTCGTTGTGACTTACGCTCGGAAATCCATCGCTGGCTTTAAAGTCCGTGAAGGTTGGCCGATCGGCGTCAAAGTGACTCTGCGCCGCGATCGTATGTATGAATTCCTGGATCGTCTGCTGTCGATCTCCCTGCCTCGGGTACGCGACTTCCGCGGCCTGAATGCCAAGTCCTTCGATGGTCGTGGTAACTACAGCATGGGCGTGAAAGAGCAGATCATTTTCCCGGAAATCGACTACGACAAGATCGATGCTCTCCGCGGTCTGGACATTACCCTGACCACCACTGCCAAGAACGATGATGAAGGCCGCGCTCTGCTGCGTGCTTTCAAATTCCCGTTCCGCAACTGA
- the rplF gene encoding 50S ribosomal protein L6 — protein MSRVAKNPVKLPSGVEVKLVGQQLSVKGAKGTLDLNIHSSVEIVEEAGELRFAARNGDQQTRAMAGTTRALVNNMVQGVSQGFERKLQLVGVGYKAQAKGTVLNLALGFSHPVDYELPEGITAETPNQTDIFIRGIDKQLVGQVAAEIRDFRRPEPYKGKGVRYADEVVRRKEAKKK, from the coding sequence ATGTCACGCGTAGCTAAGAACCCCGTTAAGCTGCCATCAGGCGTCGAAGTTAAACTCGTCGGCCAGCAGCTTTCGGTGAAGGGTGCCAAGGGTACTCTAGATCTGAACATCCATTCGTCCGTTGAGATTGTTGAAGAAGCCGGTGAGTTGCGTTTCGCTGCTCGCAATGGCGATCAACAGACTCGCGCAATGGCCGGCACCACTCGTGCACTGGTTAACAACATGGTCCAGGGCGTAAGCCAAGGCTTTGAGCGTAAGCTCCAGCTGGTCGGTGTTGGTTACAAAGCGCAAGCAAAAGGCACAGTGCTGAACCTGGCTCTTGGCTTCTCGCACCCAGTGGATTACGAACTGCCGGAAGGCATCACCGCTGAGACTCCCAACCAGACCGATATCTTCATCCGAGGTATCGACAAGCAGTTGGTTGGTCAAGTGGCCGCTGAGATCCGCGACTTCCGCCGTCCTGAGCCGTACAAAGGCAAAGGTGTGCGTTACGCAGACGAAGTCGTCCGCCGTAAAGAAGCCAAGAAGAAGTAG
- the rpsN gene encoding 30S ribosomal protein S14, with product MAKKSMKNRELKRQLTVAKYATKRAALKAIIVDLNASPEARWEATVALQKQPRDASAARMRNRCRITGRPHGVYRKFGLGRNKLREAAMRGDVPGLVKASW from the coding sequence ATGGCCAAGAAGAGCATGAAGAACCGTGAGCTGAAGCGTCAGCTCACCGTTGCCAAGTACGCCACTAAGCGTGCAGCGCTCAAAGCAATCATCGTTGATCTGAACGCAAGTCCAGAAGCGCGTTGGGAAGCTACCGTAGCTCTGCAAAAGCAGCCACGTGACGCAAGCGCTGCGCGCATGCGTAACCGCTGCCGCATCACTGGTCGTCCGCACGGCGTTTACCGCAAGTTCGGCCTCGGCCGTAACAAGCTGCGTGAAGCTGCAATGCGTGGTGATGTACCAGGTCTGGTTAAAGCCAGCTGGTAA
- the rplX gene encoding 50S ribosomal protein L24 has protein sequence MQKIRRDDEIIVIAGKDKGKRGKVLKVLADDRLVVGGINLVKRHTKPNPMSGVQGGIVEKEAPLHASNVAIFNGATNKADRVGFKVEDGKKIRVFKSTQKAVDA, from the coding sequence ATGCAAAAGATTCGTCGTGACGACGAGATCATCGTGATCGCCGGCAAAGACAAAGGTAAGCGCGGTAAGGTGCTCAAGGTTCTCGCTGACGACCGTTTGGTCGTTGGTGGGATCAACCTGGTGAAGCGTCATACCAAGCCTAACCCGATGTCGGGCGTACAAGGCGGTATCGTCGAGAAAGAAGCGCCACTGCACGCTTCTAACGTCGCCATTTTCAACGGCGCAACCAACAAGGCTGACCGCGTTGGTTTCAAAGTTGAAGACGGCAAGAAAATTCGTGTCTTCAAGTCGACCCAAAAAGCGGTTGATGCTTGA
- the rpsH gene encoding 30S ribosomal protein S8, producing MSMQDPLADMLTRIRNAQMAEKPVVSMPSSTVKVAVAKVLKDEGYIAGYQISSEAKPLLSIELKYFEGRPVIEEVKRVSRPGLRQYKSVDDLPKVRGGLGVSIVSTSKGVMTDRAARAAGVGGEVLCTVF from the coding sequence ATGAGTATGCAGGACCCGTTAGCGGACATGCTAACTCGTATCCGTAATGCCCAGATGGCTGAAAAGCCCGTCGTAAGCATGCCATCTTCCACTGTGAAGGTAGCTGTAGCAAAAGTCCTGAAGGACGAAGGTTACATTGCGGGTTATCAGATCAGCAGCGAAGCAAAACCGCTGTTGTCCATCGAGCTGAAGTACTTCGAAGGCCGTCCAGTCATCGAAGAAGTGAAGCGCGTCAGCCGTCCAGGCTTGCGTCAGTACAAGTCCGTCGATGATCTGCCAAAAGTACGTGGCGGTCTCGGTGTGTCTATCGTCTCCACCAGTAAAGGTGTGATGACGGATCGTGCTGCGCGCGCTGCCGGTGTCGGCGGCGAAGTGCTTTGCACAGTGTTCTAA
- the rpsE gene encoding 30S ribosomal protein S5, whose product MSNNDQKRDEGYIEKLVQVNRVAKTVKGGRIFTFTALTVVGDGKGRVGFGRGKSREVPAAIQKAMEAARRNMIQVDLNGTTLQYAMKSAHGASKVYMQPASEGTGIIAGGAMRAVLEVAGVQNVLAKCYGSTNPVNVVHATFKGLKAMQSPESIAAKRGKSVKEIF is encoded by the coding sequence ATGTCAAATAACGACCAAAAACGCGACGAAGGCTACATTGAGAAGCTGGTTCAAGTTAACCGCGTTGCAAAGACTGTAAAAGGCGGCCGTATCTTCACTTTCACCGCGTTGACCGTGGTTGGTGATGGTAAAGGGCGTGTTGGTTTTGGCCGTGGCAAGTCACGTGAAGTGCCTGCTGCGATCCAGAAGGCGATGGAAGCTGCTCGCCGCAACATGATCCAGGTTGATCTGAATGGCACTACTCTGCAGTACGCAATGAAGTCCGCCCATGGCGCTTCGAAGGTGTACATGCAGCCTGCTTCTGAAGGTACCGGTATCATCGCTGGCGGCGCTATGCGCGCAGTGTTGGAAGTTGCTGGTGTTCAGAACGTATTGGCCAAGTGCTATGGCTCGACTAACCCGGTAAACGTGGTACACGCCACTTTTAAAGGTTTGAAAGCTATGCAATCTCCTGAGTCTATTGCTGCCAAGCGCGGCAAAAGTGTCAAGGAGATCTTCTGA